One Rhizobiales bacterium GAS188 DNA window includes the following coding sequences:
- a CDS encoding amino acid/amide ABC transporter ATP-binding protein 2, HAAT family — MSAELQNPVLQNPVLEVRDLSVAYGGVLAVRDVSLAVEAGRIATVIGANGAGKSTLLNAIMGILPSSGHIGFTGASLDGLPVEARVATGLGLVPERRELFATMSVEDNLRLGGFKRRGEGRAAMTAALEEVFARFPRLKERRRQLAGTLSGGERQMLAMGRALMGRPKLLMLDEPSLGLAPLIVRDIFRIVAELKRSDVAILLVEQNARAALQVADYGYVMENGAVAIEGPSETLRSDPRVVETYLGIAHGEAGTGA, encoded by the coding sequence GTGAGCGCGGAGCTGCAGAACCCCGTGCTCCAGAATCCCGTCCTGGAGGTGCGCGATCTCAGCGTCGCCTATGGCGGCGTGCTGGCGGTCCGCGATGTGTCGCTCGCCGTCGAGGCCGGGCGCATCGCCACCGTGATCGGCGCGAACGGCGCCGGCAAATCGACGCTGCTCAACGCCATCATGGGCATCCTGCCGTCGAGCGGCCATATCGGCTTCACGGGAGCCTCGCTCGACGGCCTGCCGGTCGAGGCGCGCGTGGCCACAGGACTCGGCCTCGTTCCGGAGAGGCGGGAATTATTCGCGACCATGAGCGTCGAGGACAATCTGCGCCTCGGCGGCTTCAAGCGCCGGGGCGAAGGCCGCGCCGCGATGACCGCTGCGCTGGAGGAGGTGTTCGCCCGCTTCCCGCGGCTCAAGGAGCGCCGCCGCCAGCTCGCCGGCACGCTCTCGGGCGGCGAGCGCCAGATGCTCGCCATGGGCCGGGCCCTGATGGGCCGCCCCAAGCTGTTGATGCTGGACGAACCATCCCTCGGCTTGGCGCCGCTCATCGTGCGCGACATCTTCCGCATCGTCGCCGAGCTGAAGCGGTCGGATGTCGCCATCCTGCTGGTCGAGCAGAATGCGCGCGCCGCCCTGCAAGTGGCCGATTACGGCTATGTCATGGAGAACGGCGCCGTCGCCATCGAGGGTCCCTCCGAGACGTTGCGCTCCGATCCGCGCGTGGTCGAGACCTATCTCGGCATCGCTCATGGCGAAGCGGGAACAGGCGCCTGA
- a CDS encoding amino acid/amide ABC transporter substrate-binding protein, HAAT family: MKRLMMIGAAAAALSFSQASADGIKIGITISQTGPGASLGIPQAKTVPLLPKQIAGQSVDYIVLDDGSDATKAVANARKLVTDEKVDALVGGSTTPASVAVVEVAAETKTPFISLAGSSAVISPMDDKKKWAFKSPQNDALMAAAIAEHMAKAGVKSVGFIGFADAYGDGWLNVITPLLDAKGIKLLATEKYARADTSVTGQVLKILAAKPDVVLIAGAGTPAALPAKTLRERGFTGPVYQTHGAGNNDFLRVGAKDVEDTIMPAGPVLVAAQLPDANASKARALEYVTAYEGANGKDSVSTFGAHIFDADILLQNAIPVALKAGKPGTPEFRQALRDALEGLKEVVYSHGVATMSPTDHVGQDARSRVMVTVKDGRWKLMSGQ, translated from the coding sequence ATGAAACGGCTTATGATGATCGGCGCTGCCGCCGCCGCATTGAGCTTCAGCCAGGCGAGCGCCGACGGCATCAAGATCGGCATCACCATCTCGCAGACGGGTCCTGGCGCTTCGCTCGGCATCCCGCAGGCCAAGACCGTGCCGCTCCTGCCCAAGCAGATCGCCGGCCAGAGCGTCGATTATATCGTGCTCGACGACGGCAGCGACGCGACAAAGGCGGTCGCCAACGCCCGCAAGCTCGTGACCGACGAGAAGGTCGACGCGCTGGTCGGCGGCTCGACCACTCCGGCCTCGGTCGCGGTGGTCGAGGTGGCTGCCGAGACCAAGACGCCGTTCATCTCGCTCGCCGGCTCCTCGGCCGTGATCAGCCCCATGGACGACAAGAAGAAATGGGCTTTCAAATCGCCGCAGAACGACGCCCTGATGGCGGCGGCGATCGCCGAGCACATGGCCAAGGCCGGCGTCAAATCGGTGGGCTTCATCGGATTTGCCGACGCCTATGGCGATGGCTGGCTCAACGTCATCACGCCACTCCTCGACGCCAAGGGGATCAAGCTCCTGGCAACCGAGAAATATGCGCGCGCCGATACCAGCGTCACCGGACAGGTCCTGAAGATCCTGGCGGCGAAGCCCGATGTGGTGTTGATCGCCGGCGCCGGCACGCCGGCGGCATTACCGGCCAAGACCCTGCGCGAGCGCGGCTTCACCGGCCCCGTCTACCAGACGCATGGCGCCGGCAATAACGACTTCCTGCGGGTCGGGGCCAAGGATGTCGAGGACACGATCATGCCGGCCGGCCCGGTGCTGGTCGCGGCGCAATTGCCCGATGCCAACGCCTCCAAGGCCAGGGCGCTGGAATATGTGACCGCCTATGAGGGAGCCAACGGCAAGGATTCGGTGTCGACCTTCGGGGCCCATATCTTCGACGCCGATATCCTGCTGCAAAACGCCATCCCGGTGGCGCTGAAGGCCGGCAAGCCCGGCACGCCGGAGTTCCGCCAGGCCCTGCGCGACGCGCTCGAAGGGCTGAAGGAGGTCGTCTATTCGCATGGCGTCGCCACCATGTCGCCGACCGACCATGTCGGCCAGGATGCGCGCTCGCGCGTCATGGTGACGGTGAAGGACGGCCGCTGGAAGCTGATGAGCGGCCAGTAG
- a CDS encoding amino acid/amide ABC transporter membrane protein 1, HAAT family, translating into MDLSIFLILVQDGITSGAIYALLALSLVLVFTVTRVIFIPQGEFVAYGALTMATLEMGEFPTTAWLLLALGILAAVAGLLTERRLMTMRRLALLIAETILLPLVILIATSWLAPRKPGLLVEMLLALAIVTPMGPYVYRIAFRPLAEASTLVLLIAAVGVHLAMTGLGLVFFGAEGSRTASFSDVSMTLGPVLMSGQSLWVIGASAALVAALYLVFDLTLIGKALRATAVNRLGARLVGIEPALCGRIAFGIAAFIGALSGLLIGPLTTVYYDSGFLIGLKGFVAAIIAGLVSYPGAALAAILIGVVESLASFSASAFKEVIVFMVIIPVLLWRSLRHAGIEEEE; encoded by the coding sequence ATGGACCTCTCGATCTTCCTCATCCTGGTTCAGGACGGCATCACCAGCGGCGCCATCTATGCGCTGCTGGCGCTCTCGCTCGTGCTCGTCTTCACGGTCACGCGGGTGATCTTCATCCCGCAAGGGGAGTTCGTGGCCTATGGCGCCTTGACCATGGCGACCTTGGAGATGGGCGAATTCCCGACCACCGCCTGGCTGCTCCTGGCGCTCGGCATCTTGGCCGCGGTCGCCGGCCTCCTGACGGAGCGGCGCCTCATGACGATGCGGCGCCTGGCGCTGCTCATCGCCGAGACCATCCTGTTGCCGCTCGTCATCCTGATCGCGACTTCGTGGCTGGCGCCGAGAAAGCCCGGCCTCCTCGTCGAGATGCTGTTGGCGCTGGCCATCGTCACGCCGATGGGCCCTTATGTTTATCGCATCGCCTTCAGGCCGCTCGCCGAAGCCTCGACCCTGGTGCTGCTGATCGCCGCGGTCGGCGTGCATCTCGCCATGACCGGGCTCGGCCTCGTCTTCTTCGGTGCCGAAGGCTCCCGCACCGCGAGCTTCTCGGATGTGTCGATGACGCTCGGCCCGGTGCTGATGAGCGGCCAATCGCTATGGGTGATCGGCGCCTCGGCGGCCCTGGTCGCGGCGCTCTATCTCGTCTTCGACCTGACCTTGATCGGCAAGGCACTCCGCGCAACGGCGGTGAACCGCCTCGGCGCGCGCCTCGTCGGCATCGAGCCGGCCTTGTGCGGCCGCATCGCCTTCGGCATCGCAGCCTTCATCGGCGCCTTGTCGGGCCTGCTGATCGGGCCGCTCACCACGGTCTATTATGATTCGGGCTTCCTCATCGGCCTCAAGGGCTTCGTGGCGGCGATCATCGCCGGGCTCGTCAGCTATCCGGGCGCGGCGCTCGCCGCCATCCTGATCGGCGTCGTCGAATCGCTCGCTTCCTTCTCGGCCAGCGCCTTCAAGGAGGTCATCGTGTTCATGGTGATCATCCCGGTGCTGCTCTGGCGCTCGCTCCGGCACGCCGGCATCGAAGAGGAGGAGTGA
- a CDS encoding amino acid/amide ABC transporter membrane protein 2, HAAT family /amino acid/amide ABC transporter ATP-binding protein 1, HAAT family, protein MSRLPPLIAIAVAILVPLLPGLPPFWVTLLDYIGLYAIVAIGLVVLTGVGGMTSFGQAMFVGFGAYTTAILTTRYGVSPWATLPIAVLITACAAYLIGAITLRLSGHYLPVGTIAWNISFYYITGNLDFFRRYDGISGIPPLSIAGISFIDSAKLYYLILLVVVLAILATQNLLDSRIGRAIRALRGGAIAAESCGVDTSSAKIFAFVYAAVLASVSGWLYAHMQRAVNPSPFNIEASIEYLLMAVVGGAGHVWGALLGAGIVTIIKDQLQDLLPKLVGQQGNYEIIVFGVILVAILQTAPDGLWPLIVRPFRRLGKSASRQARAAVEALARREAPQRGNALLEVKGLRKTYGGLVAVNDIDFSVAAGEIVSLIGPNGAGKTTTFNLITGVDRPSAGEVRFGSRAITNLPPRLVARLGLARTFQHVRLIAAMSVIDNVAIGAHLRGHAGALSGIARLDRTEEARLFQEARRQLERVGLLSEADKPATSLALGQQRIVEIARALCLDPTFLLLDEPAAGLRHQEKTALAGLLRKLGDEGVAILLVEHDMDFVMGLCERVIVMNFGSKLAEGTPAEIGRDPAVVEAYLGAVA, encoded by the coding sequence ATGTCGCGTCTTCCCCCTCTCATCGCAATTGCGGTTGCGATCCTCGTGCCGCTGCTGCCGGGCCTGCCGCCCTTCTGGGTGACGCTGCTCGACTATATCGGCCTCTACGCCATCGTGGCGATCGGCCTCGTGGTGCTCACCGGCGTCGGCGGCATGACCTCCTTCGGCCAGGCCATGTTCGTCGGCTTCGGCGCCTACACGACGGCGATCCTGACGACGCGCTACGGCGTCTCGCCCTGGGCGACCCTGCCGATCGCCGTGCTGATCACGGCTTGCGCCGCCTACCTGATCGGGGCGATCACCTTGCGCCTCTCGGGACATTACCTGCCGGTCGGCACCATCGCCTGGAACATCAGCTTCTATTACATCACCGGCAATCTCGACTTCTTCCGCCGCTATGACGGCATCTCGGGAATTCCGCCGCTGTCGATCGCGGGCATCTCCTTCATCGACTCGGCGAAGCTCTATTACCTCATTCTGCTCGTGGTCGTGCTGGCGATCCTGGCAACACAAAATCTTCTCGATTCGCGCATAGGGCGGGCCATCCGCGCCCTGCGGGGCGGGGCGATCGCTGCCGAATCCTGCGGCGTCGACACCTCGTCCGCCAAGATCTTCGCCTTCGTCTACGCGGCGGTGCTGGCTTCGGTCTCGGGCTGGCTCTATGCCCATATGCAAAGGGCCGTGAACCCCTCGCCCTTCAATATCGAGGCGAGCATCGAATATCTGTTGATGGCCGTCGTCGGCGGCGCCGGCCATGTCTGGGGCGCGCTGCTCGGCGCCGGCATCGTCACCATCATCAAGGACCAGCTGCAGGACCTGTTGCCGAAGCTCGTCGGGCAGCAGGGCAATTACGAGATCATCGTCTTCGGCGTCATTCTGGTCGCCATCCTGCAGACCGCGCCCGACGGCTTGTGGCCGCTGATCGTCAGGCCGTTCCGGCGCCTCGGCAAGTCGGCGTCGCGCCAGGCCCGCGCCGCCGTCGAGGCATTGGCGCGCCGCGAGGCGCCGCAGCGCGGCAACGCGCTCCTCGAGGTCAAAGGGCTCCGCAAGACCTATGGCGGCCTCGTCGCCGTCAACGACATCGACTTCTCGGTGGCGGCCGGCGAGATCGTCTCGCTCATCGGCCCGAACGGCGCCGGCAAGACCACGACCTTCAACCTGATCACCGGCGTCGACCGGCCGAGCGCCGGCGAGGTGCGCTTCGGCTCGCGCGCCATCACCAACTTGCCGCCCCGCCTCGTGGCGCGGCTCGGCCTCGCACGCACCTTCCAGCATGTGCGCCTGATCGCCGCCATGAGCGTGATCGACAATGTGGCGATCGGCGCGCATCTGCGCGGGCATGCGGGCGCCTTGAGCGGCATCGCACGGCTCGACCGCACCGAAGAGGCGCGCCTGTTCCAGGAGGCAAGACGCCAGCTCGAACGGGTGGGCCTCCTCAGCGAAGCCGACAAGCCAGCCACCAGCCTGGCGCTCGGCCAGCAGCGTATCGTCGAGATCGCCCGGGCGCTGTGCCTCGACCCGACCTTCCTGCTGCTCGACGAGCCGGCCGCCGGCTTGCGCCACCAGGAGAAGACCGCGCTGGCCGGCCTCTTGCGTAAGCTCGGCGATGAGGGCGTCGCCATCCTGTTGGTGGAGCACGACATGGACTTTGTGATGGGCTTGTGCGAGCGCGTCATCGTCATGAATTTCGGCTCGAAACTCGCCGAGGGAACGCCGGCCGAGATCGGGCGCGATCCGGCCGTGGTCGAAGCCTATCTCGGAGCCGTGGCGTGA
- a CDS encoding Threonine/homoserine/homoserine lactone efflux protein: MSVQLYLAFVAATVILILIPGPNVALIVANSVAHGSRYGLITVAGTSSAVIIQLLLTVGGMTTFLTVMANWFEWLRWIGVAYLIYLGIRAWRAPPVDLTQARPEPRSARAIYLRGFLVSLANPKTLLFYGAFFPQFVSVGGDLTSQLTLLALTFLFLAVTLDGSWALLAGRFRAVLAVNGKLRNRLTGSLLIGAGAGLALARRS; this comes from the coding sequence TTGTCCGTGCAGCTTTATCTGGCCTTCGTCGCCGCGACCGTCATCCTGATCCTGATTCCGGGGCCGAATGTGGCGCTGATCGTCGCCAACAGCGTCGCACATGGATCGCGCTACGGGCTCATCACGGTCGCCGGCACGAGCTCGGCCGTGATCATCCAGCTCCTCCTCACCGTCGGCGGCATGACCACCTTCCTGACCGTGATGGCGAACTGGTTCGAATGGCTGCGCTGGATCGGAGTCGCCTATCTCATCTATCTCGGCATCCGGGCCTGGCGGGCACCACCCGTCGACCTGACGCAGGCGCGTCCCGAGCCGCGCTCGGCCCGTGCCATCTATCTGCGCGGCTTCCTGGTATCGCTCGCAAACCCCAAGACCTTGCTGTTCTATGGCGCGTTCTTCCCGCAATTCGTCAGCGTGGGCGGCGATCTCACCTCGCAGCTCACCTTGCTCGCCTTGACCTTCCTGTTCCTCGCCGTGACGCTCGACGGCTCATGGGCCTTGCTCGCCGGGCGTTTCCGGGCAGTGCTCGCCGTCAACGGCAAGCTGCGCAACCGGCTGACCGGGAGCTTGCTGATCGGCGCCGGCGCCGGCCTCGCTCTGGCGCGCCGGAGCTAG